The genomic interval TGTTGAAAAAACTGAGCCCATAAACCGACTGTTGGGCCGAAATTTTTTAATTTTCAGTTTTCGCATTTCCGTATCAGCATTAGTAATTTGTATGCTTGTCGGTATAATCAGTCGGTTTTTATATATTCACCAGTACCTTTACAAATCTAGAGGTATGATTGGGAAATTACTTTTCTGGGCGCTGCCTCTATCAATGTTGGTGGCTTATTATCTTCAGACCGTATTTATCCATGACCCCTGGTCTATGATTTTTATATATGCATCTGTCCCCACATTCTGTATATTCTCTTATTGTTTTGATTTTGTGGAATTAATTATTCCTGAACTGAGAGATGTATTTAAATTCTTAATCGCCTTAAAGGATAAATTAGTTCGCCGTGTAAAACAGCTTATGCTCCATTGAGTTGTTTGCGCCGTTACAGGCGATGAGAACTAATGATTATATGGTTTCTTTGATATTTTATTTATCTTGTTACTGGATAAATATAATTTATTATGTTCTCCAGCAATAGCCGATCATTTACATTCTATTGGAAAAACTTAAATGGTAGATATCCACAATTTTATGATATTGTTAGTCAAAATTGATAATTTTTAGATTAAATTGATCAATAATTGTCAAAAACTCTTCCGGCAGTCTCTTCTTTGCATTTGAAATAATCTCAGATGGTATCTCTGTATAGAAAGCCTGGGCAATTCCTCCGGCAATGCATGCGATGGTATCGCTGTCCCCTCCTAATGATATCCCTTTTCGAATCGTGTCTTCATAATCTGTTGAGTCGAAAAAAGCAATCATCGCTTCGGGCACCGAGCCCTGACAGGACACATCAAAATGATAACCCGGCCTGATTTCATCAATGGTGCGATTTAAATCATAGTTAAAGTGCTCGCTGATTTCCCGGCGAATTTCGGCCTTGGGTTTTCCTTGGCGGGCTAAAAAAATGGCCAGTGCCGTTGCCTGGGCACCCTTGATGCCTTCAGGGTGATTGTGTGTCACTTCAGCACTTTTTTTTGCTTCAGCCAGCACATCTTCAATTGAATGGAATGCAAAACCGACCGGGCTCACCCGCATGGCAGAACCGTTTCCCCAGCTGTGATAGGGTTTGCTGTCAGCAGAATGCAGCCAGCGGTAAAATGATCCTCCATAACCCGCATATGGATATTTTAATCCAAAATTTTTTATAGAAGTTGCATAATTGACATTATTTAAAATCGAAAAGGCCACTGCAACGGTCAGGACGGTATCGTCGGTAAATCTCGAATGGGGGCTGAACAGTGGAAAGGAGGTGCTTTTTATGGGATGGACCTCGTAAACAGAACCAATGATATCACCCGCTATAGCGCCTATCATTTGTGTCGCTTTCCCTTAAATACTATTGGCAACCTTTGTAAGAAATTGCCAACCATACCGTTACCATGCCCGGATCGGTCCATTCCACCCGGTGTTTTGTATGTGATGGAATAAGAATATAATCCCCGGGTGTTAAAACAATCGCTTTATCATCCCCTTCAAATAGCAATCCGGCGCTTCCTTTAAGCAAAATGACCCATTCATTTTCCTCCTGGTCATACCATTGATTAATGGGCGACGAGTGTCCCCTGGAAACAATGCGTTCGACTTTAAGGCTGTTTGATTTCACTATTTCATGAAACAGTTCTTGGGGAATATCATCAGGTATATTTTCAAAAATGTTTATCACATCATTCATGGTTTTCCCCAGGCTTCCTGAGATCAAGCGCGAATAATACTGAAACATAGAGCTGTTGGTCTCTATTTAACTAAACTAAAGGCCCAATACATATGTCCGGTAAACACCCACCCCCGTATAAATCTGCCATAAAGCCAGGAATAGCAGTACTGTATTGAATATCGCATGAATAACAGGGAGAATGGTTCGCTTTTTTTTCTTTCTGTCCATATAAATACCGGAGAAGATGGCAAACAGAATAAGGGGGATCATCAAAAATCCTATTTTAGCATGGACACCGGTAATGAACAGGCCATACCAGTTTGTTTTCACAATGTATAATCCAACCAAAAATCCAACCAGCATGATGGTGGTTGCTATTATGCCAAAACGAACATGCTGTTTCCAATTAAAGCGAATCTTTTTTTTCAAGTGGGCCATGCGGAATCGTGAAATTCCAAGCTTCATCACATAAAGGGCGATTAAAATACCCACAGATTCAAATATTGGATGGATAAGAAACATGAGTTGTCTCCTTCGTCCGCGGTACCCAACACCGCGCACAGATTTTTATGATTTGGCAGCCTTACCATCAAGTGTATTTTCAAGGTTATGCAATAATCACCGTTGAAGCTCGGGAGGCCATTCGCAAAAACCGGCATTCATTTGAAAGGGTTATAACCCGGTTTCTTATATAACCTGTCATGGTTATCAAGAATGTCTGGTTGATAAACCTTTTCAGTCCAGTCGTCGGGTTCGATTTCCTCGAAAGCCACAGACACCGATTTTTCCTCGCACTTTGCGATGGTGACCACATCCTTGACGATTACATCTGTGAGTTGTTTTTTTTGTTGCTCTGATCTCCCCGGATAGAGTTTCACAATGATATGGGGCATTATTTTTTCCTTTATCTTGTCGCATCACAGTCGAGGTAAGCCGCAAGGGGACCCTGGTCGGGTTCGGTGAATGCCATATCCCTAATTTACTCCATGGTAGCCGACTTGACAAAGTTACCAAGCACGTTTTTCAATTTTTATGACGGAATCGCATTGCGTAATGTCGTGGCTTTTTGCCGGGCATTTAGGATCATTATGACATAACCACACATGCCCTGTGCCATCTCCCCTGATTAGACCTTCTGGCACTTCTTTTGCATGAACATTTTAATTATAAGCCAATCGAGTTTCTTTATCCCCTAAGGTGGGTTGAATAATTTTTTGCCATTCGGCATCATCCCACGTTCCCAGCTGATCATGCATATTGAGGTATTTTTGAGGAATGGGATGGGTACCGTAAACCACTTCGAGGCCGTATTTTTTAATGATGAAGTTACTAAAATAGGTGATATGGGGACATGGGGGATACCCCACCACCAGTCCGGTAGCAAGATGTATCGCCTGGGCTCCGTTTCCCTTCATCTCTTCCACTGCATATTCAACATTGCCGCCAGGGCAGCCGTCGCAAGTGGTGTACCCCACAAGTTCAACTTCTATACCCTTATACCTGCTAAACGCACCTTCTCTGTTTCGCAATGATCTTAAACATTTTCCCCCTGCACACCTGCGATAACGGTCACAGATGATGATTCCAATTTTTGTTTTTTGTTCCATGTTACCTCCTGTGGTAAAAAATAAATAAAATGCTATCCTTTCTCAGTTGAAAATCTTAATGCTGCTCGAGCGAGTAACCGGGTAGAATCCAATGTTGGTAATGGGCAACCCATAAGTTAATGCCCGGTAACAGTAACAATTGTTGAATTAAATCTTGGCCCGCCACCAATTTCTTGAGGGGTGCTGCCAATCAAACCGTTCAGTGGCTTTCCCGTCAATCCTTCTAATTGCCTCGGGCACCACACCACCCTCTCAGGAAGGGTGTCAGAAACAGTCGCTTTTGCCTGAACTTGCCCCCGTTCATTTGCGATGGTAACGATATGGCCCTCCTTTATACCTTGCCGCTTCGCATCTTTGGAGTTTATTACCACCCTGGCAGGGATTGCACCATAAACCTCTTGAAACTGTGTACTGGTATATTTTGCTGTGGCGCTGTTCAGCATGATGAACTTGCCCTTCTCAATACACAGCGGAGTTTGTATGGGCAGGGGATTCAAACCATTTTCCGCAGCGATTGAAGAATACAACTCAATCTTTCCTGATGGAGTCGAATAATTATTCTTTGGTTTCGTCTTGAGTGTTAGCATCTTTCCGGATTTTAGGGGTTGGAAAGTCCCTTCCTCCAAAGCACTCTCAAGAGCCGACTCCACAGAAACCCAGGGCTCTTCATACAGCCATTCTTCCTTCAAACCAAGTCGCTCAGCAATTTTTCGCATGACCCATACTTCGCTTCGGCTGTTGGTGATCGGGCGGACGACTCTTGATGAATATTGGACGTAGTTATGTCCGTAAGGAATGGTCAGGTCTTCTTTTTCTAAATAGGTTGATGCGGGGAGAACAACGTCTGCGTATTGCGTCGTTTTTGTCCAATGCGTTTCGTGAACAACAGTAAAAATATCTGGTCGTGATATTCCTTCTCTGAAGGCATGCTGATTGGGAAGCGTTATGGCTGGATTCATGCAACTGATATATATAAACTTGAACTTGCCACTTTTTACCAGATCGGCAAGAGCGACTTGGCTTACAATTTTAGAGGTTTTAGCGGCGAGAGCTTGACCGGAAATGAGTGGTTCATCAACTGAAAAGGAACTTTCATTGCTGTAAAAAAATCCCCGGTGTAAACCGAGAAGCGCTGGAATGAATGATACAGCCCGAACTTGGTCGGCGCCCTGGTCGCATTTTTGCAAACCGATACCTATCATGGTTGTGCTGGGTGTCAAACTGCCATATGCGTCGCCCAACTGCTCAATATACCTCCAGGAAACTCCAGTGATTTGTTGTACCCTGTCCGGAGTCCACTTGCCGGCTTCCGCTGTTAAATGTTCAAAACCATGAGTCCATTCCTTAATAAACTTTCGATCCATGTAGCCGTTTTGGATCAAATGATTCATGACTCCATAGGCCAAGGCAACGTCAGTTCCAGGCATCGGTTGAATCCAAAGATCGGCGCTTTTGGCAGTTTTGCTTTCTCTTGGATCAATAACAATAATTTGAGCGCCCCGTTCTTTGCGGGCCTTTTTTGCCAGGGCCCACATGTGCGGTGAACTCACGGCGGCGTTAAAGCCCCAGAACACGACAAGATTCATGTTGAGGATCTCGATAGGCTTTATGCCATAGCTGTCGCCATAGTGCAAAGACAGTGCATCATGTCCGGATTTGCTGCATAAAGCCCAATTCGTTTGCGTAGCGCCAATACTATTCCACAGTCTTTTAGGGAATATTGTGGTTAACAACCCCATGTTTCCAGCGTAATCCAGATATAACACAGACTCCGAACCATATCTTTCAATGGTTTCACGGAGTTTCTGCGATACTACATCCAGAGCTTGTTCCCAGCTATCCTTCTCAAAGTGATCTCCGTTACGAAGGGAAGGATTTTCAACTCTATTGTGATGAAGCCGGATATGATCCTTGGCCCCCCTGGGGCAGGTAAAACCCTGTGTGATTGGATTCGTCGGGTCACCTGTTATGGATAAAATCTGTTCTGCCTTTCCAAGGGTGATTTTTAATGAACAAGTGTCATAACAGTCCCGAGCGCATACAGTCGAAACCTGTTTCATCGCACCAATCCTCAGTGTTTTTTAATAGGGTTTTTAGGTAATAAAGCCACAAGCAAAGAGAAGCGCCCTGTTGGACACCATATTAGTTAAACTAAAAAGGTGGAATCTCCGTTACATTGGATTATAATCACACACATTTCATATCATTTTTCATATGATTTTGTAACACATGGAGAAACCGGGACGAAAATGACACGGATGACCGAAAAAATCAATTTAAATCAGGGAATGGATATGGCGGTGGATTTTCATCAGGACATTTAACCTCACCTTTGCTCAGGGTGACCTTGAGCAAGGCATTGGGTTTCTTTAAGATTTGACTGAAAGGGTTGTTTTGTTTTCAGATATAAAATGATTGCGATTATAACAAACACAACTGAAAATATTTGGGCAGGTGAAAAATAATCTAAACCCGAGAATTCTCCTCGGTAATCACCTCTAAGATATTCAATAAAAAACCTGAAAATTCCATACGCATATAAATAAAAACATAATCTGTAGTTAACTCGAATATAAATAATCAATATAAAAAACAAGATAAACAAGAAGATAGAAGAGTATATTTGTGTCGGGTGTACAGGGGTATTCGGCCCGAGCTTTAATGATGCCGGGCTGTCTGAGGGGAATAGGATACCAATGGGCAAGGCTGTAGGGGTGCCGAAACAACAGCCTGCAAAAAAACAACCGATTCTACCGAAACCATGTGCCAGACATACAAAAGGACAGATCAGATTGAGTGTATACAGTAACGGGTAGTTGTTTATTTTCAATAAAGCAAGTAAGGTTATAACTCCAAACATTAATCCAGGCATTACCGTAATACCGGTAAATCGACTAAAGTCAAAAGCACTGGAAATTTTTCTGGTTAATAATATCTCATCCACCCGGTTACTTAAAATAAAGCCGATAAGGATTGAAGCTGCTAAATAATAAAATACATGATCAATATAGTGTTTGTTTTCATTTTTTGTGTACAGGTCAAATCCCCAAAAACCGGCAATCAATCCGATCCCTATCCATAAATTGTATATTGGAATTTGTACGGTATAATTAGAAACAACCGATATATATACTATGGGGCACATTTATTTTTATTCAACCATTTTAAAAAGGTGCAATTATATTGCAACTTGAATCATAATTGCACCTTAATATTAACTCAAGTTTTCCACCTTTCAATTTACCGCTTATCGTCTTGACAGCAACGGAGATCAGGGGTGTAAAATTTGAATAAACGATATGATGTCTATTCAGCAGGTTGATTTACCGGTGCGTCACCTTTTCCTCCGGAAACGAGTACCATAATAGCAGGAATTAAAAAAAGCAGCCCACTGGTAAAAAATTGCATGGTGTTATGCAGAGAAATCAATGCAGCAATTATGAGAAGAATACCGGAAAGCCTGGCTTTTTTCTTTATTTCAAAATTTCTGAAACCGATAATGCCTCCAACTAAACCCATGGCAGCTTGTAATATGGCCCATAAAAACATAGAAGCGCCCATTTCATTGGCTTCTGTTGCTGTGGCCGCATCACCCAGCTCGGAAGATAATTCGCCAAGTCCACTCATACACATTCCGGTGCACGCCCCAACTGCAAAGGACATAACGACACCAACAATTGATAGAACTAAAATTGCTACTTTCATCTGGTAATCCTCCCTTTTATAGTAATTGGTTTGCAGTATAAATATTCAACGGTTTGAAGATCTAACCGCCATCACAATGTTCTGTAGTTACTATCGGCATAAAAATGGAAAACTTAACTTTTTATTGAGACGGGATGATTAGTTTCTAATTGCCAATCAAGATTTACATGAAAATGCTGAGGGGTTTTGTTCCAATGTTTGCCAGTGATCTTAACAGGGTGTGTTTTCTAAAAGAATATGACGCGGTTTAAAAACAGGGGGGTAACAGCGAAAGAAAATAAAAATATTTCTTTAATTAAATCGGGTTATACCTGTAATCATAAAGACCTATATTCTCGAGAATTTTTTTTGAAATGATAAAAAATTACGTTCAAGGATCATGCTACCGGATTGGATAGGGTGCCTATTTTATCAATAGTCAGTTTAACCGTATCGCCGGGCTTTAGAAAAACCGGGGGGTTGCGAACAAATCCGACGCCGCTGGGTGTGCCGGTCAATATCACCGTTCCCGGCAAAAGTGTCATGACAGATGATAAAAACTCAATAATTTCGGCCACTGAAAAAATCATATCCGCAGTGTTTGTATTCTGCATGACCTTTCCATTTAAAACACATTTTATTTGCAGGGTTTGGGGGTCAGGAATTTCATCTGCGGTAACCAGTTTAGGCCCCAAAGGACAGAAGGTATCAAAGCTTTTACCTAAAACCCATTGCCCTCCGCCGGCCTTTTTTTGCCATCGCCTGGCAGAAACATCGTTTGCAATTGTGTATCCCAGAACAAAATCCAGGGCCTTATCTGCAGGAACGTTCTTGGCTACCTTTCCCATAACCACAGCCAGCTCAACCTCATAATCAACCTCCAAAGGATCAAGACACAAAGAAGGTATGATTATCGGATCGCCCGGATGGTTGAGCGCTGCCGGATTTTTCATAAATAGTACGGGATGCCTGGGAAGCTTGGCGCCTGTCTCCTGTGCATGCTGGTGATAGTTCAGGCCAATGCAAAGAATGGCAGCCGGGTCAACCGGTGCCAGCAATTTTTTTACGCCTGTCTTGTGTTTCGTTGGTTTAATACCGTCATACAAAGGACCATCAAGCAAAACGGCAGTATTATCTGCGTATTGTTGCCCAAAACAAACCGAATCGTTTTCATCGATAAAACGTATGATATGCATCAAAAATTCCTTTCATATTTAGTAACCGTACGGGTTCAAGTCTGCGTTATTCTCCATGGGCTCCACTTTGGAGGCCTATATATATGGCAATATTATTGCTCCTCTATCTTTTTTGATTCTATTATAGTCTTTTTTAACCCTAATAGTCAATCAGCTAAATCCTCGCCTTCAGTGCAAACCCATTTGGAATTTTATCTCCAGATATGTTTGATCTTTTTTTACACTGGTATTTTCTTGACAAGAATTCAACTTAGCAATAGTTATCCATAACCAACCTTTATAGGAGATATCTTTTGACGATCACCTTAATTACCCTTGGAATTCTTTGTGCCATTGGCGGCATCGTCGGTTGCATCCTTCCGGTGATTCCAGGACCTGCGCTCAGTTTTGTGTCTTTGATTATCTTATCGTATGCCAAAAACTGGCAGGCGTTTAGCACCGCTTTTCTGGTAACAATGGGTGTGCTGACTCTTTTGCTGTCGATTTTGGACTATGCCGTTCCAGTATTTGGCGCAAAAAAATTCGGCGCTTCAAAATTCGGCGTCTGGGGATCTATAATCGGCATGCTGGTGGGGTTTGTTTTTTTCCCGCCTTTGGGAATTTTCATCGGTGCATTTTTCGGTGCCTTGGCCGGAGAATTATTTGCCGGAAAGGACAGTAAAAAAGCGCTGCGAGCAGGCTGGGGCAGCTTTATCGGAAACATAGCAGCTATAGGAATTAAGCTTGCTTTTGCCGGTATTGTCGCTTTCTTTTATATCAAAGCGCTATTCTGATGGCGCCGAAGAAAGTTCTTTGTTCACCACTGAGCTCACAGAGAATATCTTTTTTATTAATTACTCAAGTTTCGCACCCATTTACAACGGTGGAGGCGGAATTTTTAAAACGTCGATTCACCTTGAAGGTGTGAATC from Thermodesulfobacteriota bacterium carries:
- a CDS encoding fumarylacetoacetate hydrolase family protein, whose product is MHIIRFIDENDSVCFGQQYADNTAVLLDGPLYDGIKPTKHKTGVKKLLAPVDPAAILCIGLNYHQHAQETGAKLPRHPVLFMKNPAALNHPGDPIIIPSLCLDPLEVDYEVELAVVMGKVAKNVPADKALDFVLGYTIANDVSARRWQKKAGGGQWVLGKSFDTFCPLGPKLVTADEIPDPQTLQIKCVLNGKVMQNTNTADMIFSVAEIIEFLSSVMTLLPGTVILTGTPSGVGFVRNPPVFLKPGDTVKLTIDKIGTLSNPVA
- a CDS encoding DUF4079 family protein, with amino-acid sequence MFLIHPIFESVGILIALYVMKLGISRFRMAHLKKKIRFNWKQHVRFGIIATTIMLVGFLVGLYIVKTNWYGLFITGVHAKIGFLMIPLILFAIFSGIYMDRKKKKRTILPVIHAIFNTVLLFLALWQIYTGVGVYRTYVLGL
- a CDS encoding tautomerase family protein, encoding MPHIIVKLYPGRSEQQKKQLTDVIVKDVVTIAKCEEKSVSVAFEEIEPDDWTEKVYQPDILDNHDRLYKKPGYNPFK
- a CDS encoding CGGC domain-containing protein, whose protein sequence is MEQKTKIGIIICDRYRRCAGGKCLRSLRNREGAFSRYKGIEVELVGYTTCDGCPGGNVEYAVEEMKGNGAQAIHLATGLVVGYPPCPHITYFSNFIIKKYGLEVVYGTHPIPQKYLNMHDQLGTWDDAEWQKIIQPTLGDKETRLAYN
- a CDS encoding molybdopterin-dependent oxidoreductase encodes the protein MKQVSTVCARDCYDTCSLKITLGKAEQILSITGDPTNPITQGFTCPRGAKDHIRLHHNRVENPSLRNGDHFEKDSWEQALDVVSQKLRETIERYGSESVLYLDYAGNMGLLTTIFPKRLWNSIGATQTNWALCSKSGHDALSLHYGDSYGIKPIEILNMNLVVFWGFNAAVSSPHMWALAKKARKERGAQIIVIDPRESKTAKSADLWIQPMPGTDVALAYGVMNHLIQNGYMDRKFIKEWTHGFEHLTAEAGKWTPDRVQQITGVSWRYIEQLGDAYGSLTPSTTMIGIGLQKCDQGADQVRAVSFIPALLGLHRGFFYSNESSFSVDEPLISGQALAAKTSKIVSQVALADLVKSGKFKFIYISCMNPAITLPNQHAFREGISRPDIFTVVHETHWTKTTQYADVVLPASTYLEKEDLTIPYGHNYVQYSSRVVRPITNSRSEVWVMRKIAERLGLKEEWLYEEPWVSVESALESALEEGTFQPLKSGKMLTLKTKPKNNYSTPSGKIELYSSIAAENGLNPLPIQTPLCIEKGKFIMLNSATAKYTSTQFQEVYGAIPARVVINSKDAKRQGIKEGHIVTIANERGQVQAKATVSDTLPERVVWCPRQLEGLTGKPLNGLIGSTPQEIGGGPRFNSTIVTVTGH
- a CDS encoding prolipoprotein diacylglyceryl transferase — encoded protein: MCPIVYISVVSNYTVQIPIYNLWIGIGLIAGFWGFDLYTKNENKHYIDHVFYYLAASILIGFILSNRVDEILLTRKISSAFDFSRFTGITVMPGLMFGVITLLALLKINNYPLLYTLNLICPFVCLAHGFGRIGCFFAGCCFGTPTALPIGILFPSDSPASLKLGPNTPVHPTQIYSSIFLFILFFILIIYIRVNYRLCFYLYAYGIFRFFIEYLRGDYRGEFSGLDYFSPAQIFSVVFVIIAIILYLKTKQPFQSNLKETQCLAQGHPEQR
- a CDS encoding cupin domain-containing protein produces the protein MNDVINIFENIPDDIPQELFHEIVKSNSLKVERIVSRGHSSPINQWYDQEENEWVILLKGSAGLLFEGDDKAIVLTPGDYILIPSHTKHRVEWTDPGMVTVWLAISYKGCQ
- a CDS encoding ADP-ribosylglycohydrolase family protein is translated as MIGAIAGDIIGSVYEVHPIKSTSFPLFSPHSRFTDDTVLTVAVAFSILNNVNYATSIKNFGLKYPYAGYGGSFYRWLHSADSKPYHSWGNGSAMRVSPVGFAFHSIEDVLAEAKKSAEVTHNHPEGIKGAQATALAIFLARQGKPKAEIRREISEHFNYDLNRTIDEIRPGYHFDVSCQGSVPEAMIAFFDSTDYEDTIRKGISLGGDSDTIACIAGGIAQAFYTEIPSEIISNAKKRLPEEFLTIIDQFNLKIINFD
- a CDS encoding DUF456 domain-containing protein, producing MTITLITLGILCAIGGIVGCILPVIPGPALSFVSLIILSYAKNWQAFSTAFLVTMGVLTLLLSILDYAVPVFGAKKFGASKFGVWGSIIGMLVGFVFFPPLGIFIGAFFGALAGELFAGKDSKKALRAGWGSFIGNIAAIGIKLAFAGIVAFFYIKALF